Proteins from a genomic interval of Bacteroidota bacterium:
- a CDS encoding ABC transporter permease — protein sequence MFRLLVEKELRDLLGTPRFVLTFAISALLIILAFFMGAKNYQLMEQRYISAQQENNRQIESLTTEQWMMVSPTIFVPPSALAALVSGVSNDIGRSVPIQGRGELNLENSYFSDNTSAAVFRLLDLEFVFTIVFSLFAILFCYNAVNGEKEQGTLRLLFSNSLARDQYILGKIAGSFLALGLPLLVPILIGCLLFMLMGIPMTGDDWIRLAGIIACGFLFFGVFVMISIFVSALTVRSSSSFILLLVIWILTILIIPRTAVLFAGRAVEVPSVDEISYQKRQLQSQLVQEDMKALAKALGGESDGGSISFEFREESTSQEEAQERMEERMNKFRETQEELADAREEKMANLSERLNTERYNRQRIQQKWAFGLSRISPASAFTLAITNLAGTSLDAEDQFMQAANDYQQVFRTFQEEKAGMSGGGGFMIVMRTNNENEPPPEAIKISEVPVFEYASPRLASIAPSLSLDIGLLVFFNLFFFAAAFVAFLKYDVR from the coding sequence ATGTTTCGACTCCTGGTAGAAAAAGAGTTGCGCGACCTGCTTGGTACCCCGCGCTTTGTGCTCACGTTTGCCATATCTGCGCTCCTGATTATCCTTGCCTTCTTTATGGGGGCAAAAAACTACCAACTGATGGAGCAGCGGTACATATCTGCTCAACAGGAAAACAACCGGCAAATTGAATCGCTGACAACGGAGCAGTGGATGATGGTCTCGCCAACCATTTTTGTCCCACCAAGTGCGCTAGCAGCGCTGGTTTCAGGCGTTTCCAACGATATCGGACGCAGTGTCCCAATCCAGGGGCGCGGTGAACTGAACTTGGAGAACAGCTACTTCAGCGACAATACTTCCGCTGCTGTTTTCAGGCTACTCGACCTGGAGTTTGTCTTTACCATCGTATTCTCACTCTTTGCCATTCTCTTTTGCTACAACGCGGTGAATGGCGAAAAAGAACAGGGTACCTTACGGCTCCTTTTTTCAAACAGCCTGGCCCGCGACCAGTACATTCTCGGCAAAATTGCCGGCTCTTTTCTGGCGCTGGGCCTGCCCCTGCTTGTCCCGATTCTCATCGGCTGCCTGTTGTTTATGTTGATGGGCATTCCCATGACTGGTGACGACTGGATTCGGCTTGCCGGCATCATCGCTTGTGGCTTCCTCTTTTTCGGGGTTTTTGTGATGATTTCGATTTTTGTATCTGCGCTCACGGTCCGTTCATCTTCATCGTTTATTTTACTGCTGGTCATCTGGATTCTGACCATCCTCATTATCCCGAGGACGGCTGTGCTGTTTGCCGGTCGGGCCGTCGAGGTCCCGTCAGTGGATGAGATTTCGTATCAGAAGCGGCAATTGCAATCGCAGCTTGTGCAGGAAGACATGAAGGCACTCGCCAAAGCCCTCGGCGGCGAAAGCGATGGCGGCAGCATCAGCTTTGAATTCAGGGAAGAGAGCACTTCACAGGAAGAGGCGCAGGAACGCATGGAAGAGCGCATGAACAAGTTCAGAGAAACACAGGAAGAGCTTGCAGATGCCCGCGAAGAAAAAATGGCTAACCTGAGCGAACGCCTTAACACAGAACGGTACAACCGGCAACGCATCCAGCAAAAATGGGCATTTGGCCTGTCCAGAATTTCGCCGGCTTCAGCCTTTACCCTTGCAATAACCAACCTCGCCGGCACCTCACTTGATGCAGAGGATCAATTTATGCAGGCGGCCAATGACTACCAGCAAGTATTCCGGACGTTTCAGGAAGAGAAAGCCGGCATGAGCGGTGGGGGCGGCTTTATGATTGTTATGCGGACCAATAACGAAAACGAACCGCCCCCTGAAGCCATCAAAATTAGTGAGGTGCCGGTGTTTGAATACGCGTCGCCCCGGTTGGCTTCTATTGCGCCATCGCTGTCACTCGACATCGGGCTGCTTGTCTTCTTCAACCTCTTCTTCTTTGCTGCCGCCTTTGTGGCGTTCCTGAAATACGACGTGCGCTAA
- a CDS encoding PDZ domain-containing protein has translation MFAITRHSIRPFVIAFLFLFCTSLTAVAQNETVTQNDFVMRTGGANMVLLSVAGGALIVEGEDEARVTRHVTTNSSADTPKFQAGDKIIYLNGERIESASQLRSLYQEVAVGDEVKMGVQRGDTKMIKTFIKPEPQQRYESADGNQVVNLSTSNMAVGNMANYKNITMWRAGFIVGEEDGRVLIGAPLPINGKAEALSDLKAGDELLAINDTKITTAKQVEKVYGAINVGDDVTVEYKSDDSVEKVMFKKPAAPNMRMRMGPRQRVSQQ, from the coding sequence ATGTTTGCTATCACCCGGCACAGCATCCGTCCCTTCGTTATTGCCTTCCTCTTCCTCTTTTGCACAAGCCTTACAGCCGTTGCTCAAAATGAAACGGTAACCCAAAATGATTTTGTAATGCGTACCGGCGGTGCCAATATGGTTTTGCTTTCGGTAGCCGGCGGCGCCCTGATCGTTGAAGGAGAAGACGAGGCGCGCGTCACGCGGCATGTCACAACAAACAGCAGCGCGGATACGCCGAAATTTCAGGCCGGCGACAAGATTATCTATCTCAATGGAGAGCGTATAGAATCAGCATCCCAACTCCGTTCGCTGTACCAAGAGGTAGCCGTAGGAGACGAGGTAAAAATGGGCGTACAGCGCGGCGACACCAAGATGATCAAGACGTTCATCAAACCCGAACCCCAACAACGGTATGAAAGCGCAGACGGCAACCAGGTCGTCAACTTGAGCACATCAAACATGGCAGTTGGCAATATGGCGAACTACAAAAACATAACGATGTGGAGAGCCGGCTTCATTGTTGGCGAAGAAGATGGCCGCGTTCTAATTGGTGCCCCCCTCCCCATCAACGGCAAAGCAGAAGCCCTATCTGACCTGAAAGCCGGCGACGAATTACTCGCCATTAACGACACAAAAATCACCACTGCGAAGCAGGTTGAAAAAGTGTATGGCGCAATCAACGTGGGCGATGATGTCACAGTGGAATACAAAAGCGACGACAGCGTCGAGAAGGTTATGTTCAAAAAACCGGCTGCACCCAACATGCGCATGCGCATGGGGCCACGCCAGCGTGTCAGCCAACAGTAA
- a CDS encoding LamG-like jellyroll fold domain-containing protein: protein MQSYRILFLLLCAVFLFKAPLAHAQVDIEAGLIAYYPFNSNTEDESGNNHHGKPAGGLALRADRGGNPDSAYDFDGIDDFVSIGNAFTNLSLPFSISVWLEPKALTEDVREIFVSNDNATQYTGFWMATLDDGTASVSFGDGGLPGPQSRRGVVGTSVLQPETWVHVTAVVSGATDMVIYVNGTAEAGTFIGEGGPAMVNGDYSAAIGTYDLGVNSLPWQGGIDDIRIYDRALSAEEVEALFELPVNEEPLAPSVIITEIMKNPDDVNDSAGEWFELFNVTDDAIDLGGWVLQDLGTDAHTIAAGVTIQPHNTLMLCKNEERDLNGDVGCDYQYTNMALGNKEDAIILFNAEETEIDRVEYDDDETFPSPNGASLLYTGGPEDDNNDGDNWIEAFERAGNYSNLECPLCDDLGTPGTVDSGTLPVELVDFDVVMNGDEATVKWTTASETNNAGFEVYHRTADRTFERIGWVPGAGTTTQQQAYTFNVALAAPGRHGFRIKQVDFDGTFAWSKEVHRVATLERPYFIEAPYPNPYNPETSLSFSVQQDQQVTVTLVNLLGQQISTAFDGWASANTMHQVRIDSGHLASGRYLVRVQGVSFVETYAVYLVK from the coding sequence ATGCAATCCTATCGCATTTTATTCCTGTTACTTTGTGCTGTATTTTTGTTCAAAGCGCCTCTTGCGCATGCACAAGTAGACATCGAAGCCGGGCTGATTGCCTACTATCCCTTTAATAGCAACACTGAAGATGAAAGCGGCAACAACCACCATGGCAAGCCGGCAGGTGGACTGGCATTGCGCGCTGATCGCGGTGGCAATCCGGATAGCGCCTACGATTTTGACGGCATTGATGACTTTGTCTCTATAGGCAATGCATTCACCAACCTGTCGCTACCTTTTTCTATCTCTGTTTGGCTCGAACCCAAAGCGCTGACAGAAGATGTCCGCGAAATCTTTGTTTCAAACGATAACGCTACGCAATACACGGGCTTTTGGATGGCTACCCTGGATGACGGGACGGCGTCTGTTTCTTTTGGTGATGGCGGCCTGCCTGGCCCACAGAGCCGGCGCGGCGTTGTTGGTACCAGCGTGTTGCAGCCAGAAACATGGGTGCATGTAACCGCGGTTGTCAGTGGCGCCACAGATATGGTCATCTACGTAAACGGTACAGCAGAAGCAGGTACGTTTATCGGAGAGGGTGGGCCGGCCATGGTTAATGGTGATTACAGTGCCGCAATTGGTACTTATGACCTTGGGGTGAACTCTTTGCCCTGGCAGGGTGGTATAGATGATATCCGCATTTACGACCGTGCCCTTTCCGCAGAAGAAGTAGAGGCTTTGTTTGAGTTGCCTGTTAACGAAGAGCCGCTGGCGCCTTCTGTAATCATCACTGAAATCATGAAAAACCCGGATGACGTCAATGACTCTGCCGGCGAGTGGTTTGAGCTGTTTAATGTAACGGATGATGCCATCGATTTAGGCGGTTGGGTCCTGCAAGACCTTGGTACAGACGCACACACCATTGCGGCCGGCGTCACGATTCAGCCGCACAACACACTCATGCTGTGCAAAAATGAAGAACGTGATCTGAATGGTGATGTAGGGTGTGATTACCAGTACACAAACATGGCACTTGGCAACAAAGAGGACGCGATCATTTTGTTCAATGCGGAGGAGACCGAGATTGACCGCGTTGAATACGATGATGATGAGACGTTTCCTTCGCCAAACGGGGCATCCCTGCTCTACACAGGTGGGCCAGAAGATGACAACAATGATGGGGATAACTGGATTGAAGCGTTTGAACGCGCCGGCAACTACAGCAACCTCGAGTGTCCACTTTGCGATGACCTCGGCACGCCCGGCACCGTTGATAGCGGTACGCTACCCGTTGAACTGGTTGATTTTGATGTTGTGATGAATGGTGACGAAGCTACTGTCAAATGGACAACCGCATCAGAGACCAATAACGCCGGCTTTGAAGTGTATCACCGTACGGCAGACCGCACATTTGAACGGATCGGTTGGGTACCTGGTGCAGGGACAACTACGCAGCAGCAAGCATACACGTTCAACGTAGCACTCGCTGCACCGGGCCGGCATGGATTCCGGATCAAGCAGGTCGATTTTGACGGCACTTTTGCCTGGAGCAAAGAAGTACATCGCGTTGCAACGCTCGAAAGACCGTACTTCATTGAGGCACCGTATCCAAACCCGTACAACCCGGAAACAAGCCTTTCCTTTAGCGTACAGCAAGACCAACAGGTAACCGTAACGCTGGTAAACTTGCTCGGGCAGCAGATCAGTACGGCGTTTGATGGATGGGCCTCTGCCAATACCATGCATCAGGTGCGCATCGACAGCGGACATCTCGCCAGTGGACGCTACCTGGTGCGCGTGCAAGGCGTTTCTTTTGTAGAGACCTACGCGGTATACCTCGTTAAATAA
- a CDS encoding ABC transporter permease subunit codes for MFLTLVEKELKYLLLSPKFTATFLACTILTLLSIQAGIMEYNNGRAQYDAATALVSQELNEAERWHQVGGRQRVFREPKPVQIFVSGVHFDIGRYSVISSWQDIKLRQSAYSIEPLFAVFRAIDFLFIVQVVLSLLTIVFSYDLISGEKESGTLRLMLSNAVPRTTYIAAKLSGAWLGLMVPLLIPLALGILLILIQRIPFTPDDWLHIAALAGYAALYLTAFLSVGLLVSTLTHQSNLSFLILLVFWISMVLVIPRGGMMIASQLYDVPSATEIESQKEGFAQEQRTQFFERISEAARERNQATAGMTEEEREQYNEDNEWDQMLASEDMQKDMDEAIAEYNRKIDEDAANKRQEQQRFGFMLSRFSPAAAFQLAGMTLGQTDIGLKQRYLTALSEYRSTFRAYIDEKSPSGGIVMGGQPSPADKPDLTDMPQFTAPALASPISQTLPDALILFLFVSVATVMSFVTFNRYDVR; via the coding sequence ATGTTTCTGACCCTAGTTGAAAAAGAGCTCAAGTACCTCCTGCTGAGCCCGAAATTCACCGCTACCTTCCTCGCCTGTACGATACTCACGCTACTCAGTATCCAGGCCGGCATCATGGAATACAACAACGGCCGGGCACAATACGACGCTGCTACGGCCCTCGTCAGCCAGGAACTGAATGAAGCAGAACGCTGGCATCAGGTTGGCGGACGCCAACGCGTATTTCGTGAGCCCAAGCCGGTTCAAATTTTCGTTTCAGGTGTACATTTCGACATTGGCCGTTACTCCGTCATCAGTTCCTGGCAGGACATCAAACTGCGGCAAAGCGCCTATTCCATTGAGCCCCTTTTTGCGGTCTTCAGGGCTATCGACTTCCTGTTCATTGTCCAGGTCGTGTTATCTCTGCTAACCATTGTCTTCTCATACGACTTGATCTCTGGTGAAAAAGAATCAGGTACCCTCAGGCTTATGCTCTCGAATGCGGTACCCCGCACCACGTACATCGCAGCAAAATTGAGTGGCGCATGGTTGGGGCTAATGGTACCGCTGCTGATCCCGCTTGCGCTTGGCATATTGCTTATCCTCATTCAGCGCATTCCATTTACGCCAGATGATTGGCTGCATATTGCTGCCCTAGCCGGCTATGCTGCCCTATACCTGACAGCCTTTCTCAGCGTCGGCCTGCTGGTTTCTACCCTCACCCATCAATCCAACCTGTCTTTCCTGATCTTGCTGGTATTCTGGATATCGATGGTGCTCGTTATACCGCGCGGCGGTATGATGATCGCTTCACAGCTTTACGACGTCCCGTCAGCAACAGAGATAGAAAGCCAAAAAGAAGGGTTTGCCCAGGAGCAACGGACGCAGTTCTTTGAAAGGATTAGCGAAGCGGCCCGAGAGCGCAATCAGGCGACTGCTGGCATGACAGAAGAAGAAAGAGAACAATACAATGAGGACAATGAATGGGACCAGATGCTGGCCTCCGAAGATATGCAAAAGGATATGGACGAAGCCATCGCAGAGTACAACCGCAAGATTGACGAAGACGCCGCCAATAAAAGGCAAGAACAGCAGCGGTTTGGGTTTATGTTATCCCGTTTCTCTCCTGCCGCAGCGTTCCAACTTGCAGGTATGACCCTTGGGCAAACAGATATCGGTCTGAAGCAACGCTACCTGACCGCCCTATCGGAATACCGTAGCACTTTTCGCGCCTACATCGATGAAAAGAGTCCATCGGGCGGGATTGTTATGGGCGGCCAACCTTCGCCGGCAGATAAACCAGATCTGACAGACATGCCGCAGTTCACGGCGCCGGCGCTGGCGAGCCCTATAAGTCAAACCCTGCCAGATGCATTGATTCTGTTCCTGTTTGTCTCAGTAGCTACGGTGATGAGCTTTGTGACATTCAACCGCTATGATGTCCGGTAA